In Quercus lobata isolate SW786 chromosome 12, ValleyOak3.0 Primary Assembly, whole genome shotgun sequence, a genomic segment contains:
- the LOC115971588 gene encoding probable E3 ubiquitin-protein ligase RHB1A isoform X2 codes for MGGCCCCSSRAAELNNTYPRASDEHVPLSHHGGAFALSSGLLVDTNLDTSIPDTYRPPPTPMPYDVALGRPQTPPVAQEICSNKSDAAVQTTNSNSVEEIVGGNTQETLTECEDLKESERKLQANIDLDSAKDSEVELSKSVEAVFTAMEEEDGCPVCLEEYDDENPKITTKCEHHFHLACILEWMERSDSCPVCDKEMIFDPPID; via the exons ATGGGAGGTTGCTGCTGTTGTTCTTCTAGGGCAGCTGAACTGAATAATACG TACCCAAGAGCATCAGACGAGCATGTGCCCTTATCTCACCATGGTGGTGCCTTTGCACTCTCTTCAGGGCTCCTGGTTGATACAAATCTGGATACATCGATTCCAGACACTTACAGACCACCTCCTACACCTATGCCTTATGATGTGGCTTTAGGGCGTCCTCAAACTCCTCCAGTGGCTCAAGAAATTTGCAGCAACAAGAGTGATGCAGCAGTGCAAACAACAAATTCCAATTCTGTTGAAGAAATAGTTGGAGGCAACACTCAAGAAACTTTAACAGAATGTGAAGATCTTAAGGAATCGGAACGCAAATTGCAAGCCAATATTGATCTTGACTCTGCAAAGGATTCAGAAGTTGAACTTTCAAAGTCAGTGGAAGCTGTTTTTACTGCAATGGAGGAAGAAGATGGTTGTCCTGTTTGTTTAGAAG AATATGATGATGAGAATCCAAAAATTACCACAAAGTGTGAGCATCATTTTCACCTTGCTTGCATTCTTGAATGGATGGAAAGAAGTGATTCTTGTCCTGTTTGTGATAAG GAGATGATTTTCGATCCTCCTATTGATTAG
- the LOC115971588 gene encoding probable E3 ubiquitin-protein ligase RHB1A isoform X1 — MGGCCCCSSRAAELNNTVEYYYYPRASDEHVPLSHHGGAFALSSGLLVDTNLDTSIPDTYRPPPTPMPYDVALGRPQTPPVAQEICSNKSDAAVQTTNSNSVEEIVGGNTQETLTECEDLKESERKLQANIDLDSAKDSEVELSKSVEAVFTAMEEEDGCPVCLEEYDDENPKITTKCEHHFHLACILEWMERSDSCPVCDKEMIFDPPID, encoded by the exons ATGGGAGGTTGCTGCTGTTGTTCTTCTAGGGCAGCTGAACTGAATAATACGGTGGAGTATTATTAT TACCCAAGAGCATCAGACGAGCATGTGCCCTTATCTCACCATGGTGGTGCCTTTGCACTCTCTTCAGGGCTCCTGGTTGATACAAATCTGGATACATCGATTCCAGACACTTACAGACCACCTCCTACACCTATGCCTTATGATGTGGCTTTAGGGCGTCCTCAAACTCCTCCAGTGGCTCAAGAAATTTGCAGCAACAAGAGTGATGCAGCAGTGCAAACAACAAATTCCAATTCTGTTGAAGAAATAGTTGGAGGCAACACTCAAGAAACTTTAACAGAATGTGAAGATCTTAAGGAATCGGAACGCAAATTGCAAGCCAATATTGATCTTGACTCTGCAAAGGATTCAGAAGTTGAACTTTCAAAGTCAGTGGAAGCTGTTTTTACTGCAATGGAGGAAGAAGATGGTTGTCCTGTTTGTTTAGAAG AATATGATGATGAGAATCCAAAAATTACCACAAAGTGTGAGCATCATTTTCACCTTGCTTGCATTCTTGAATGGATGGAAAGAAGTGATTCTTGTCCTGTTTGTGATAAG GAGATGATTTTCGATCCTCCTATTGATTAG
- the LOC115970889 gene encoding AT-rich interactive domain-containing protein 2-like — protein MAGWSTLTNGSALDCREIANAYQSNGLYLSNDNNSVKDGVFVGEVDEFHDDYEDKLRTLFDQVLLVFLKDISSKGVFRSFPAMLGDGRSLDLFKLFWGVRKRGGFDRVSQKGLWAYVAEELGLDRRATPSVKLICSKYVNELEKWFKQSCKDRKLGNGQFRCDGDCNLLSLEVETEFRGLLAYTSGKKKKIKSAGLVKLVSEKSRKYIDMDVGKSRFDLSDRKNACRMQDGVGKSCCDDDEIIHDDDENVFCYDVNDHVILDSCLSKKEFNSRKRKRESLEEMLKWLSQIAKRPDDPSIGVIPEPSKWKERGGEEFWGQVIMAREALLLRRHVNPKTEESLLEKKFKMHPSMYEDSTAPSHQSTERLRSSERLPTLAKCRSCSCCDSGSAIQSKLSTHKIELDNDPKEQEPVTVGLPATSTMDGSPEDHPHEKQVSQGPDHQAEVPEWTGVVSESDSKWLGTCVWPLEHEEHNSPIERDPIGRGRPDLCGCRLPGSVQCVRFHIAEKRMKLKLELGLVFYHWRFDRMGEEVSLKWTAVEEKRFKDMVMSNLWNQAFKSFPRKTRENLVSYYFNVLLVQRRRYQNRVTPKDVDSDDDELEFGSLSGGFGLEAIKVPGSNFLECSQNKQCTDFE, from the exons ATGGCAGGATGGTCTACTTTGACAAATGGGTCTGCCTTAGATTGTCGTGAAATTGCTAATGCTTATCAAAGTAATGGTCTTTACCTGTCTAACGATAATAATTCCGTAAAAGACGGTGTCTTTGTTGGTGAGGTCGATGAATTTCATGATGATTATGAGGATAAACTACGGACCCTTTTCGATCAGGTTCTTTTGGTTTTTCTAAAAGATATTAGTAGTAAAGGTGTGTTTAGATCTTTTCCTGCAATGCTTGGTGATGGGCGGTCCCTGGATTTGTTTAAATTGTTTTGGGGtgtgaggaagagaggaggGTTTGATAGGGTGTCTCAGAAAGGCTTGTGGGCCTATGTGGCCGAGGAGTTGGGTTTGGATCGTAGAGCTACGCCTTCAGTGAAATTGATATGTTCTAAGTATGTGAATGAATTGGAGAAATGGTTCAAGCAGAGTTGTAAAGATAGGAAATTGGGAAATGGGCAATTCAGATGTGATGGGGATTGCAATTTGTTGTCGTTGGAGGTGGAGACTGAGTTTCGAGGATTGTTAGCCTATACCTctggcaaaaagaaaaagataaaaagtgcTGGACTTGTCAAATTGGTATCTGAGAAAAGTCGGAAGTACATTGACATGGATGTTGGGAAGAGTAGGTTTGATTTGTCTGACAGAAAAAATGCATGTAGAATGCAGGATGGTGTTGGTAAAAGCTGTTGTGATGACGACGAAATAATTCAtgatgatgacgaaaatgtttttTGTTATGATGTTAATGATCATGTGATACTGGACTCTTGTTTATCTAAGAAAGAATTTAATTCTCGTAAAAGAAAGCGAGAGTCTTTAGAAGAAATGCTGAAGTGGTTGAGCCAGATTGCAAAGCGTCCGGACGATCCTTCAATTGGGGTAATTCCAGAGCCATCTAAGTGGAAGGAGCGTGGAGGCGAGGAATTCTGGGGCCAGGTAATTATGGCAAGGGAGGCACTGTTGCTAAGAAGGCATGTCAATCCTAAAACTGAAGAATCTCTCTTAGAG AAGAAGTTCAAGATGCATCCCTCTATGTACGAGGATAGTACCGCTCCTAGTCACCAGTCTACAGAGAGGTTAAGAAGCAGTGAAAGGCTTCCTACTTTGGCAAAATGTCGTTCATGCTCTTGTTGCGATTCAGGTTCAGCCATTCAAAGTAAATTGAGCACTCACAAAATAGAGTTGGATAATGACCCCAAGGAACAAGAACCTGTTACTGTTGGTCTACCAGCTACAAGTACAATGGATGGCTCACCTGAGGATCATCCTCATGAAAAGCAAGTTTCTCAGGGTCCTGACCATCAAGCTGAGGTCCCTGAATGGACTGGTGTGGTTTCAGAAAGTGACTCCAAGTGGCTAGGGACATGTGTATGGCCTCTGGAACATGAAGAGCACAATTCCCCAATTGAAAGAGATCCTATTGGGAGGGGAAGACCGGATTTATGTGGCTGTCGACTTCCAGGTTCTGTTCAATGTGTTAGATTTCATATAGCTGAGAAGAGGATGAAATTGAAGCTCGAACTGGGATTGGTGTTTTACCATTGGAGATTTGATCGTATGGGGGAGGAAGTTTCACTTAAGTGGACTGCTGTTGAAGAAAAGAGATTTAAGGATATGGTAATGTCAAATCTTTGGAACCAAGCATTCAAGTCCTTTCCAAGGAAGACAAGGGAAAATTTGGTGAGCTATTACTTCAATGTACTTCTTGTCCAGCGTAGAAGATATCAGAACCGTGTGACCCCAAAAGACGTtgacagtgatgatgatgaattAGAGTTTGGATCTTTAAGTGGCGGTTTTGGGCTTGAAGCAATCAAGGTTCCAGGCTCCAATTTTCTGGAGTGTTCTCAGAATAAGCAGTGCACTGATTTTGAATAG
- the LOC115970891 gene encoding ubiquitin-conjugating enzyme E2 4-like, giving the protein MSSPSKRREMDLMKLMMSDYKVEMINDGMQEFYVDFHGPKESPYQGGVWRIRVELPDAYPYKSPSIGFINKIYHPNVDEMSGSVCLDVINQTWSPMFDLVNVFEVFLPQLLLYPNPSDPLNGEAAALMMRDRTAYEQRVKEFCEKYAKPEDVGAVPEEKSSDEELSEDDYASSDEAVAGQADL; this is encoded by the exons atgtcttccCCAAGCAAACGCAGGGAGATGGATTTGATGAAACT GATGATGAGTGATTACAAGGTGGAGATGATCAATGATGGCATGCAAGAATTCTATGTGGATTTCCATGGACCTAAAGAAA GTCCTTATCAGGGTGGTGTGTGGAGGATAAGGGTGGAACTACCAGATGCTTATCCTTATAAATCTCCATCTATTGGCTTCATCAACAAAATCTACCACCCAAATGTTGATGAGAT GTCTGGCTCAGTTTGTTTAGATGTTATTAACCAGACCTGGAGCCCCATGTTTG ATCTGGTTAATGTCTTTGAAGTGTTTCTTCCACAACTTCTTTTATATCCCAATCCATCAGATCCATTAAATGGAGAAGCTGCTGCTCTAATGATGCGCGATCGCACAGCCTATGAGCAAAGAGTGAAAG AGTTTTGTGAGAAATATGCCAAGCCAGAAGATGTAGGGGCTGTCCCAGAGGAGAAATCTAGTGATGAGGAGCTGAGTGAAGATGATTATGCCTCCAGTGATGAGGCAGTTGCTGGCCAAGCTGATCTTTAG